In the genome of Excalfactoria chinensis isolate bCotChi1 chromosome 20, bCotChi1.hap2, whole genome shotgun sequence, the window agctgctctacATTCATCCAGAAGGCCAGCTGAAGAGACTGGGCTATCAAGGTATGATTGGTGAGAGATCTTACTCCGCTGGAAGATCAGATGAGGcttgaagaaaaggaagagttgAAATCAGGTGCCTTTGTGGGCTCGTTCTTCTACATAAAGCTGCATCTGGAGGAGAGAAACAAGTATCAGTTTCTGCTTGACAGCCAGATGGAGAAGAGTCTAGAGATTGTACCTTCCCTCCTTAACAAGGTTTCCTGTTTTAACGTGAGAAAGCTTCACAGTACATGCAGTTTCAGCCACCTCTCAGGCCAGAATGCTCTGCTCACCTTTAAGATATCAGACGTCATAGTTTTCAGTGGGATGAGCCGGGGGTCATGCATGTGCACATCCTGTTCATCAGCCAGAATCCATGGGAAATCCTAGGGCAGGAACACAAGGAGCTTTATGTACCGAGAGGTGAGCAATGAGGTTAAACCTCATTGAATCCAAAAGTCTTGAATTCcaggttgtttttttgcagCTTGTTTGTGAAAAGGCAGCCAAAGACAACGCTTACCTTTATCACCTGGATCTTCTCCATGTTGCGTGTAGCAGCCTCTCGTGTGTGAACCAGAACTGTGAAGGTGCAGCCTGTAAGAGAAAGGGCAGGTTGCACATCAGGGGGCAACCAACAAGAGGCTCAGACACTGCCCTGTAATCATCTCCCATTGAACAGCTCCGTGTCACTGGGCTGTATGCACCCGTTTACCTGGGGGGTTGTTGTCCAGCACAGCATCACACACGCTTATCTTCAGGATGAAGGCACGCAGTAACTGCTCCACGTGGGACAGCAAGGACTCTGAACTGTTGAGACAGCAGTTGTTAGTGGCACACAGCAAAGTACCAGGAGGGCCTGGAGCAGCTTCCAGAACATCTCTAAGGACACGGGGGTTGGACGCTGTGAAATACAGGATGGAATCTTTACCTAATGGAAAGGAGAGGAGGCTGGGTGATTTCGAAGACAAATCTCTCCACTGGGTGGTGCTCTTTATCCAGGATTACTACTACAACTTTCTCCACGTCGTTCTGGAAGAATAAATGCAGTTAGAGAAGGCCCTTCCTTAAATTAATCTGTCCCCTGCTCCCAGTTTGCTTCACTTCTGGTAGAGTATGGTTATctgctgtggagcagcactAGCAGTTATCTAAACCTTGAGCCCAATCCTACTTCTAGGCTCTACATGCAGTACAGTGtctgcagagagaagagaaTGCAGGATGTGGGATGCCAGCAAGGTTTGCAACGTGTCATGTGGTCACACTTTTCTCTCACAAAAGCTTGAGTTCAAACCACCTCTGCCTTCTGGCTAACAGCACAGCACCCTAACTGTTCTCCTGCCAGATGGGAGCTTCAACTCAGCGTTCTGCTTTTGAATACATTTAAGTTCACGTGTAGGATGAGCTTATTGAAAATACAGAGGTCGATCCTCACGTTTATGCATTAGAGGCAACTGAATGCCAGTATTCAGCAGCATGCCTTGACTGCAAGGAAGGATTAGGCGTGTTTTTATTCTTGATTAGCAACTTTATAAGCGAGTATATTGTGTATGGTaagtacagaaataaacactttgAGATGACAGCAACATTTACATACTTTTATTTCTATCTAAACCACTTGCAGTATAATTGCCCAGCACAGATCCATGGTAAGATCATACCTTCTCAAGCAGAGGCTTTACACAGTGCAACGTGTCCTGGATGTACTGATTGAGCTCTGGGTGGCAGGACATCTGTAGCAAAGAGAGCAAACAGTCAGAGCTGCGTTCTGATGCCAACCAGAACAGCGCTAAGAAGGAAGATCTAAAGACAAGATCTCTGTTTCCTAGGGAGCGTGCCTTAGTGTTacatccctgcacacagctggggaAGCATTCTGCTACTAACAGCCACAATCTGCTTGTGCTGTGAGTACTGCTGTGTTCTCAGCTTCAGGAAGGTCTCCTACCTGGACAGGTAcgttgtattttttcctcttctgaaagaTCCCAATAGGGTAAACTTCTCTAACATATAGGATGAGGTGAACGGCCACTTCAAGAAATTCTGAGAGAACATCTGCAACAACTGGGAAACAGAAGTAAAAGAtgctgaaggctgcagtgaCACCATATTCATAGGACATTACTAAAGATGCCAGCATGCATCTCATCTCCTTCCTGTAGCTGTGGGGAGTTTAGGGCTGGAGCATCCTGCAAGCATCCAGCACTCAGTATAGCACAAACACATTACCTTGCCCAAAATTAAGGTCCTGTCGTGTGAGCGTGGTCATCTTGCCCAGAACCTGAAAGGAATCACAAGAAGAATGTTTAACCTTTGTCTTAATGCAGCTCAGGGGGCGCTTCACCTCCCTAAGCTGCTCTCTGAGCTCAGTGacaagcaaaggaaagcagccaCCATGAACCCCAGGGGCTCAATGTGAAAGATTCAAGCACGGGATCAAAGATCACCAGTCAGGTAAAAAAATGAAGGCAACATCTGTCTGTGAGACCCTCAGTCTCACACCTCACATTGTGAGCTCTCATCCAGGGCAGGATTTACACTTCCCATTGACACTTCCCATCCCACACACTCCCCTGCTGCCCGAGTCTCTTGACAAACCCCACACAACCACATAATTCACCTAACGTGGAATCTGTCCTGCAGGAACCTGTGACAAGGGCAGCACATTCAGTGGCCAAATGGAGCACCGTGTATCAAGGAATCAAGCAGCTGGAGCTCAGTGTGCCAACAGGTCGGTACCTTGTGCATGTGTTAAGGCTGCAACGTGCAGAACTGCTGACCGCAGATTTTAATGTtatgttgttttcttcataCTCTTTGCATGCATGCAGGCTAACACTAACACgtccttaaacacctccaggtccATCAGGAACACTGAGCTCTCAAGCCCTGCTCACTCTGCTCAGCTGCCAATGAGACTGTGGCTTTCATATCTCCGATGAATTGCTTCACAAAACAGGGAAGTAACAGCTTCTATCTTTCTTTAAGCAAAGCCTTAGAACCgctaaggctggaaaagagctctggaatcatccagcccaacccaCCCCGATGTGCCCAATGCccatcagtgccacatctccacactAAACTCCATGGCACAAACCTTCCCTAATATCCACCCTGCAGCTTCCCGCTGCAATTTAATCCCACTATCGCATTAACACGGAGCTGAGGCCGGGCCCACCTCTCCACAGCCCCCTGAGCACAGAACGGCCACCGTACGCTGACACAGGCCAGGTTACCCTCAGCCTCCTTCCCCCCCGGTAACGCTGCCGCTCAGACCCCGCACCGCTCCCCTCCTACGGGCTCCCAACACCCTCCTTCTCGGCCCCGACCACCGCCGTTACCGTCCCCGTACGGCGCAGCTCTCCCGTACCGGCCCGGCGCTGCTGGCGGCGCACGCGTGTGACGTCACCTCGGACGTAGAGCGCCCCCTTGCGGCAGGAGGACCCCGCGCCCCGCGTGACCGTGCGGTTCGCTCCCCGCTTCCCCCCGCGGGGTCCCGGCTGCAGCCGCGGTCCCTCCGCCGCGCGGGTTGCGGGATCCCCCCGCCTTTGTCCCCGCCTTTGTCAGCTCTCCCTCTCTGTCCCCCTCCCCCCGCACGATGCCCCGGGCACAGCCGCTCACCCCCGCAGCGCTCCGCGCGTCCCCGCCCCGGGCACCCCGCGCCCCTCCCACCGCCCCGCAGCCCGCGGGGTCCCGGCGTCCCCGCTCCGGCCGCGCATTCCCCCACTGCCTCCGCGcgtctcctcctccttctcctcctcccgcTCCTTCGCGGTCCGCACACCCGTACCCcggcacagccctgccctgctctgcccaccGACAGCCGAGCACAGGTAAGCACCGGGATGGGGGCCGCTCCGCTGAGCcgctttccctttgcttcttAGGGACGGGGGCACTTTCCTCTGGAGGAGACAAAGGCTGCGGGGATCCCGGCACCGCCGCCTCCGAGGTTGGGGCAGCGCGGACAGCGCCGGTGCTGGAGGGATCCCCGCCGGGAGCCGCTGAGCGCCCGCAGCGCTGTGCGAAGTGAGCGAGGGGTGAAGGAGGCTGCTCCCTCCGTGGCATTGTGTGTTCGCGTTCCCCCGATTTGCCCGCGGGTcgttctttgcttttttctcgCTTTGCTAAAAGTGAGATCTTGGTTGTG includes:
- the MAD2L2 gene encoding mitotic spindle assembly checkpoint protein MAD2B, which codes for MTTLTRQDLNFGQVVADVLSEFLEVAVHLILYVREVYPIGIFQKRKKYNVPVQMSCHPELNQYIQDTLHCVKPLLEKNDVEKVVVVILDKEHHPVERFVFEITQPPLLSISSESLLSHVEQLLRAFILKISVCDAVLDNNPPGCTFTVLVHTREAATRNMEKIQVIKDFPWILADEQDVHMHDPRLIPLKTMTSDILKMQLYVEERAHKGT